A window of Streptomyces sp. Je 1-332 genomic DNA:
TCCGCCGCCGGTAGGCCCTCGCCTGGCAGCTGCGAGAGCAGTAGAGAGCGGGCCGGCCACGCTTGCTCGCGACGCTGATTCCGGCCCGGCAGACCGTGCAGCGAGGCTCTTTTTCGTCACGCACAACTCCCACTATAGAACTTGAAATGTGTGACGTAAGTGGGGAACGTGTGGGCTGTGCCACCGATTTCGGCCCAGGGCGCTGATACGTTCGTAACGTGAAATACGACATCCTCCAGGTCCTCGGCGCGATCCTGATGTGTTTCTCCGCTCAAGGCCTCATCCGACTGCTCATCGACCACGACCACACCGGCTTCCTGGGCCGGCTCCCCGGAGGCTTCGCGCCTCTCCTGTTCGCCTACGTCGTCGCCCTCGCCGCGGGCGTGCTCCTGACCGGCTGGTCCCACTCCCGCGCCAAGGCCATCGGCCGCCGCGGCTGAGCGATGCCGATGAGGGGCGCGCGGGCTGTTGACGGGTGTCCAACTTTCGCCGATCGTTGGGGAATTGGGCGCAAATCAAAGCGTCGCGTTGTGACGGCTGGGGGGAGCCGAACATGCAACCTGGGGACGAGCACAGGCCTGGGCAGGGGCCCGACGACGCCGTATCGGGCCGGGAGCCCAGGGACGCGGTTCCGGGTGGGGAGCATCGCCCGGAGGCCGAGGCGGCGCCGGCACCCCCCGGGCGAGGGCCGGACGAGAGCCGAAGCCCCGAGCCGGGCCAAGCGCCCCCCACCCCACCCGCGGCCCCGCCCGGCGGCCACTTCGGACCGCCGCCCCCGATGGCACCGCCCACCACGGCGCTACCCACCATGACCCCGCCCCCGCCCGCCAGGCCACCCTCGCCCCCGCCCCCCGGAGCCCCACCCACCTACGCCACACCCGCACCCCCGACCGCACCCCCACCCGCCCCCGACGCCCTGCGTGCCCTCTCCGCCGGGCTGCTCAATCTCACCGGCCTCGGCCTCGGCTACGTCCTCCTGAAGCGCTGGCTCCTGGCCGCCCTGTGCTGGGCCGCGACCGCGGCGCTGCTCCTCGTCGCGCTCCCCGCGGAGGTCGACGGCGTCCCCGGCGGCGTACTCATCGGGTTCGTGGCCTTCCTGCTCATCGCGACGGCCGACGGGGCCCGCCGCGCGCTGCGTACGCACCAGCACTGGCCGCTGCGCGCGCCGCTCGCCGTCGGGCTCGGCCTCGTCCTGCTCGCCGTACCCGCCGGCGGCGTCATCGCGTACGACGCCGCGCGCGACGAAGCCGTCGAGCAGATGCTGCTCGACCGGCTCGGCAAGGCGGACAAGATCGTCACGGCCGCCGAGGGCCGCACCTTCGACGCGGCCGAGGACGACTACCGCTCCGCCCTCGCCATCTACCGCGACCTGGGCGACGACCACCCGGACTCGAAGGCCGCCGAGCGCGTCCCGGACAGCCTCTCCGCGTACTACAAGTCCGTCGCCGCCCCTTACGACGAGCGCAAGTACTGCGACGCCCTCCAACCCCTGAAGTACCTCCGCACCCTCCCCGACACCCTGGGCAAGGACCGCGTCGGCACCCTCGCCACCTGGCCCGACGACCGCCTGGCGACCTCCCTGTACGAGTGCGGCAGCCAGGGACTCGGAACCACCACGGCCGGAAGCGGGGGCGGCGAGCTCAGCGAGCTGCTGCGTACGTTCCCCGACTCCGACCAGGCCGGAAAGGTCGAGCCCGCCATCCGCGCCGCCATCGACACCCGCTCATCGGCCCTGAAGGGCTCCGACCCCTGCAAGGCCACCGAGGAGCTGCGCGGCATCGGCTCCACCGCCAAGGCCCTCCCCGGCGACGCGGGCGGCAGCCTCTCCGGCGACGCCGCGAGCGCCGTGGAGTCCGGGGTGTACGCGTGCGGGGTGGACGAGTTCAAGGACGGAAAGTTCTCCCAGGCGGCCAAGACGCTCGACGACTTCGCCGGAACCTACAAGAGCAACGGCAAGCGCGACCGCGCCAAGGACATCGCCATCGCCGCGGAGATCGCCGCCGCCCGCCCGGCGGCCGGCCGCAGCCTGCCGCCGACGAAGTCACCGGGCGGCGCGAAACTCACGTACGTCGTCGAGAACGGCGGCCCTGGACCGCTCGAAGTCCTCTACACCGGCCCCACCACCGGCAGCCTCAAGCTCGCCTCGTGCGGCAACTGCAAGACGTACACCAGCAAGGCCCAGGGCAAGAAGGCCTGCCTGGCGGGCAAGGGGTATCCACAAAAGACGCTCCACCTGCCCCCCGGCGACTACCACTTCCTCTACAAGCGCGACGCGAGCAGCGTGGGCAGCGTCCGCAACAACACCGAGGGCAGCAAGGTCCAACCCGGCTACCGCTACACCGACTGCTCGTACGTCGTGACGGGCGGCGGCCTCGGCGACCTCGACGGCCTGGACGGTCTGGACGGGCTCGTTGGCCTGGACGGTCTGGACGGGCTCGATGGCCTCGACGGGGTTGCATGACCCATGATGTGAGTGGCCGTCACCGGAGCCGGTCAGAATGAGACCTGGTCAGAGGGCTCGCCGGGCCGTCATTGCCCGGCGTCACTCAGCGTGATACACAGAGTGACCATACGTTTCAGCCAACGAATGACGCCAAGTCGACATGCACTGGCCCATTTGTCGGCGAGAATGAGCTGTCCTCTGTACTGCGGTAGGCAGAGGTGACAGAACAACCCACTAGGGGCGGTGAGTTACACATGCTTATGGCAGCCGAAAAGGGCGACATCACCACCATCATCGGCGGGATCGCCCCCGACTGGGGTCCCTTCGGGAACCTGGGCAACGAGGCGCGGGTGATGATCGAGGTCGTGATGGCGATCGCCATCCTCCTCTGTCTCGGCATCGCGATCTGGGGCGCGGCGAAACAGCGCATCGGCGCGACGGCGCTGCGCGACACGTTCAGCGCGGAGCAGGGCAAGGGCCTGATCATCGCGGGCCTGACCGGCGTCTTCATCATCGGATCGCTCGGCACGGTCTTCACCATCGTGTACGGCATGGCGGTCTAGCCCACCACCACGTGCGCCCCTCCGTTCCCGTCCCCTGCTCCGTCCCCGTCCCGTCCCGCGTCCCGCATCCCCCTCCCTGTCCCCTCCGACCCACCCATCCGTCGCGCCCACCGGCTGAGGTTGCAACTCCCTGATGTCGAGTCACCACACCGCGCCCGCGCGGGAACCAGCACGGCTACCGTCGTACGTGGCGGTACTCCGAGAGGTTGAGGGGGCGTGCGCGGCATGAGTCTCGACGGCGAGCGAAACGACGGCCTCTACGGCGGCTCGGGCGAAACCCGGACGCGGCTTCCCGAGGGGGAGGGAGGCGGCCAGGGCGGGTACGGCGGACCGCGCAGATCCAGCCGTTCTTCGTCACGCAGTCTCGTGACGGTGGTGGGTGTGGTGGTGCTGCTCATTGCGGCTATCGCCTTTGCTAACCGGGGGGACGGGGGTTCCTCCGGAGAGGGCGCCGGTGACGGCGAGAAGGCGGGCGCGGCGCCCACCGCCCCCACCGGCGAGAAGCCCGTCAACGGCAAGACGTCGGGGATTCCCTCGGGGTACACGAAGAGTGCGCAGGGCGCGCAGTCCGCTGCCGCGAACTATGCGGTGGCGCTGGGCTCGGCGGACATGTTCAACAAGACGAAGCGTGACGCCGTCCTGCAGGCCGTCATGGCTCCGTCGAGCGTCAGTCGGTTCAAAGCGAACCTCGACAAGGCGTACAGCGCTGACTTCTTCAAGAACGTGGGCCTGAACGAGAACGGCTCGACTCCTAAGGGCTATCAGTTCGTCTCACGCACGAGCCCGATCGGCACCAAGGCCATCAACGTCTCCGGTGAGAAGGCAACGGTGGAGGTCTGGTGCAGCGGCCTTCTCGGCCTGGCCGGGGAACAGTCCACCAAGCCGGTCACCAGCAGCTGGTTCACCATCACCATGAAACTGGTGTGGGTCGGCGGCGACTGGAAGGCCGCCACGCACTCCCAGAAGGACGGCCCCGCCCCTGTCCCGGGCGACGACCGCGCGTCCGGCTCCGATGACATCGCGAAGGCCGTTGAAGGGTACGGAGGGTTCACGTATGCCCGCTAACCGTCACGTACTCAAGGTCGCTGCAGCTGTCACTGCCGTACAGACCGCAGTGATCCTCGGTGCGACGCGTGCAGTCGCCGCGCCGGACGACGATCCCTGCGATCTCATTCACGGCCCCGCCAAGGAATACTGCGAAAAAGGCCAAGACAACGAAAGCTCCGGCGGCGACGGAAAATACCCCACCGACGACCCCCTGAGCTCCAACCTCGACCCCCTCTCCTCCCTGGCAAAGGGCTGCGCCGACGCCGCGTCCTGGACCGTCGACAAGCTCTCCGAGGCCGTGAAGGAGACCGCCGAGGTCGACTTCACGAACCCCAGCTTCCTCAAGCAGTACGCGGTCGTCTTCGCCGCGTCCACCATCCTCACCCTCCTCCTCTGGCTCCTCGCCGTCGCCAAACGCGCAGTGCGAGGCGTCCCCCTCACCACCGCGCTCTCCGAAGCCATCGGCTTCCTGTGGCTGACGGTCCTCGCCTCCGCCTTCACGCCGTTGATCCTCTACACGGTCGTCTCCGCGGCCGACGGCGTCACGGACGTCATCGCGAAGGCCACCGGCGGCCAGACGGACACCTTCTTCGGGACGTTCTCCGAAGCCCTGAAGAAGGGCGAGGACATCGGCGGCGGCCCGATCATGCTGATCGTCGTCTCGCTCGTGTCGATCCTCGCGGCCGGTGTCCTGTGGCTGGAGCTCGTCATCCGGGCCGCCCTGCTCTACGTGGGCGCCCTGCTCGGCACGGTCGTGTACGCGGGCCTCGTCGACAAGAACCTGTGGACGCACGTCCGCCGCTGGGCGGGAATCATGATCGCGGTGATCCTCGTCAAGCCGATCATCGTCATCGTGCTCGGTCTCGCCGGCGCGCTCTCCGCCGACGACGGACCCGACGCGTTCTCGGCGGTCGTCTCCGGGCTCTCGATCATCCTGCTCGCCATCTTCGCGAGCGCCATGATCTACCGCTTCGTCCCCGGCTTCGGCGACGAGATCGCGGGCTCCCGGAACAACCGCATCTCCCAGGGCGCCGAGAACCGTGCCGCGGCCGTCATCACCTCCCCCGCGTCCCTCGTCTCCCAGGGCATCAAGACCCACAGCTCCCGCGGAGGCGGCGGCGGAGGCGGCAACAACCAGTCCCGGCCGTCCAACCCCGCCAGCGGCGGCGTAGCAGCCCACAGCAGCCGCCCCAGCGGAGGCGGCGGCTCGGGCGGCTCATCGAACGGCGGCGGATCTGTCCCCTCCGCCGCACCCCCGCCCCGCAGCAGCGCGACCAGCACGCCGCACGCGCGCAACCGCGGCTCGGGAAACGGCTCCACGGGTTCCACTGGCAGTACCAATCGCACGGGAGGTGAAGGGCGTTCATGACCACCCAGTCCCACGTGTCCCATCCGGTCGCGCCCCGCCGCACATATCTGATCGGCCGTGCCCGGCCGAACGCGATCGTCGGCAAGAACCGGGAGACCGGTGAGATCGCGCTGATCATCGCCGGCGCCTTCGTCGGAATGATGTGCGGGCTCCTCGTCCCCGTCCTCTCCCTGCGCATCGTGCTGCTCATGGGCTTCCCGATGCTGGCGATCGCCGCGGTCTACGTCCCCTACAAGGGCCGCACGTTCTTCAAGTGGTTCGAGATCAACCGCAGCTACAAGCGCTCCCTGAAGCGCGGCACCGCCTACCGCTCCGCCACCCCCGAAGCGGGCGTCCGCTTCGACGGCCGGGAGGTCGAGGTGGGCCCGCCGCCCGGCATCGGCCGCATCAGCTGGCTGGCCGCGCCCTTCGGGCCGGACGAGATCGCCGTACTGCTGCACGCGGACCGGCGGACCGTCACCGCCGCCATCGAGATCGAGGGCCCGGGCGTCGGCCTGCGCGACTCCGAGGACCAGGAGGCCCTCGTAGACCGCTTCGGGACGCTGCTCAAGCACGTCGCCAACGGCGATGGGTTCGTGACGCGGCTCCAGATGCTCGCGCGCACCCTCCCCGCCGACCCGGACGCCCACGCCAAGGACGTCAGCGTACGAGGCGACGACCGGGCACTGCCCTGGCTGCAGCAGTCGTACGAGCAGCTGCAGTCGATGGTGTCCACCAGCAGCGAGCAGCACCGCGCGTATCTCGTGGCCTGCATGCACTACTCCCGCGACCTGGCCGCCGAGGCCCAGGCGATGGCCCGCGCCACCCGCCCGCACGGCGGCAGGAAGCTCGACAAGGACGCCGGTCTCGCGGTCGTCATGGCGCGCGAACTGACCGACATCTGCTCGCGGCTCCAGGAAGCCGACATCCGGGTGCGCCAGCCTCTCGGGCAGGGGCGCCTCTCCTCGCTCGTGCACTCCATGTACGACCCGGACCACCCCATCGACCACATCCAGGCGATGACCAAGCGCAACGCCTGGCCCGCCGAGCTCGACGCCATGGAGCCCACCTACCTCCAGGCCAAGACCCGCGAGTCCTCCACCCGCGCGCCCTGGTGCCACGCCACGGCCTGGGTGAAGGAGTGGCCGATGACGCCCGTCGGCGTCAACTTCCTCGCCCCACTGCTCGTCCACACCCCGGACGTGATCCGCACGGTCGCGGTGACCATGGACCTCGAACCCACCGAGGTCGCCATCGAGCGCATGCTGACGGAGAAGACGAACGACGAGGCGGAAGCCAGCCGCCAGGCCAAGCTGAACCGCACCGTCGACCCGCGCGACATCGCCTCGAACTCCCGCCTCGACCAGCGCGGCGAGGACCTCGCGAGCGGCGCTGCCGGCGTCAATCTGGTCGGCTACATCACCGTCTCGTCCCGTTCCCCCGAAGCCCTAGCGCGCGACAAGCGCACCATCCGGGCCTCGGCCGGGAAGTCGTATCTGAAGCTGGAGTGGTGCGACCGCGAGCACCACAGGGCCTTCGTCAACACGCTGCCGTTCGCGACCGGCATCCGACGCTAGAGCTGAGGGCTGCCAAGATGCGGGATCCGCTGACCATCCTCACGGACGCCTTCACGTCCTTCCTGTTCGGGAAGGTGGAGACGACCAGACTCCCCGTGCGTACGTCGACGGGGCAGGCCCAGGCGGTCTATCTGCCGACGGCCGCCCCCGGCCTCGGCGACTCGGGCGTGATCATCGGGCGCGAGGTGTACTCCGGCAAGGGCTACATCTACGACCCGTTCCAGCTGTACGGCCAGCAGCTCCCCGCCCCGCACTGGCTGGTGCTCGGCGAGTCGGGCAACGGCAAGTCGGCGCTGGAGAAGACGTACGTCCTGCGGCAGTTGAGGTTCAAGGACCGGCAGGTCGTGGTGCTCGACGCGCAGGGCGAGGACGGCGTCGGCGAATGGAACCTCATCGCGCAGGAGCTGGGAATAACTCCCATCCGCCTGGACCCGACGGCCGCCCTGGACATGGGCATCCGCCTCAACCCGCTGGACCCGGCGATCACGACCACCGGGCAGCTCGCGCTGCTCCGCACCATCATCGAGGTCGCGATGGGGCACGGCCTCGACGAGCGCTCGGGCTTCGCGCTCAAGGTCGCCCACGCGTACGTGAACGAGACGATCGTGGAGCGCCAGCCGGTACTAACGGACATCGTGGAACAACTGCGCCACCCGGAGCCGGAGTCGGCCGAGGCCATGAACGTCGCCATAGACGACGTACGGGCATGGGGTCTGGACGTCGCGCTCGTCCTGGACCGCCTGGTCGACGGTGACCTGCGGGGCATGTTCGACGGCCCGACGACGGTCGGCATCGACCTGGACGCCCCGCTCATCGTCTTCGACCTCTCCCACATCGACCGCAACTCGATCGCGATGCCGATCCTGATGGCGATCGTGGGCGTCTGGCTCGAACACACCTGGATCCGCCCGGACCGCAAGAAGCGCATCTTCCTGGTGGAAGAGGCCTGGCACATCATCAACTCGCCCTTCGTGGCGCAGCTCTTCCAGCGCCTGCTCAAGTTCGGCCGACGGCTCGGGCTCTCCTTCGTGGCGGTGGTCCACCACCTGAGCGACGTGGTGGACGGCGCGGCGGCCAAGGAGGCGGCGGCGATCCTGAAGATGGCGTCCACCAGGACGATCTACGCCCAGAAGGCGGACGAGGCGAGAGCGACGGGCCGAGTGCTGGGCCTGCCGCGCTGGGCAGTGGAGATCATCCCCACCCTCACTCCCGGCATCGCCGTATGGGACGTCAACGGCAACGTCCAGGTCGTCAAACACCTGATCACGGAGACCGAACGCCCCCTGGTCTTCACCGACCGCGCCATGACCGAGTCGTCGGCGGACCAGCTGCTCGGCGACGACGCGCTGCGGGCGGCGGACCTGGAGGCGGAGGAGCGTGCCGCGTACATGG
This region includes:
- a CDS encoding tetratricopeptide repeat protein; protein product: MTPPPPARPPSPPPPGAPPTYATPAPPTAPPPAPDALRALSAGLLNLTGLGLGYVLLKRWLLAALCWAATAALLLVALPAEVDGVPGGVLIGFVAFLLIATADGARRALRTHQHWPLRAPLAVGLGLVLLAVPAGGVIAYDAARDEAVEQMLLDRLGKADKIVTAAEGRTFDAAEDDYRSALAIYRDLGDDHPDSKAAERVPDSLSAYYKSVAAPYDERKYCDALQPLKYLRTLPDTLGKDRVGTLATWPDDRLATSLYECGSQGLGTTTAGSGGGELSELLRTFPDSDQAGKVEPAIRAAIDTRSSALKGSDPCKATEELRGIGSTAKALPGDAGGSLSGDAASAVESGVYACGVDEFKDGKFSQAAKTLDDFAGTYKSNGKRDRAKDIAIAAEIAAARPAAGRSLPPTKSPGGAKLTYVVENGGPGPLEVLYTGPTTGSLKLASCGNCKTYTSKAQGKKACLAGKGYPQKTLHLPPGDYHFLYKRDASSVGSVRNNTEGSKVQPGYRYTDCSYVVTGGGLGDLDGLDGLDGLVGLDGLDGLDGLDGVA
- a CDS encoding SCO6880 family protein, coding for MTTQSHVSHPVAPRRTYLIGRARPNAIVGKNRETGEIALIIAGAFVGMMCGLLVPVLSLRIVLLMGFPMLAIAAVYVPYKGRTFFKWFEINRSYKRSLKRGTAYRSATPEAGVRFDGREVEVGPPPGIGRISWLAAPFGPDEIAVLLHADRRTVTAAIEIEGPGVGLRDSEDQEALVDRFGTLLKHVANGDGFVTRLQMLARTLPADPDAHAKDVSVRGDDRALPWLQQSYEQLQSMVSTSSEQHRAYLVACMHYSRDLAAEAQAMARATRPHGGRKLDKDAGLAVVMARELTDICSRLQEADIRVRQPLGQGRLSSLVHSMYDPDHPIDHIQAMTKRNAWPAELDAMEPTYLQAKTRESSTRAPWCHATAWVKEWPMTPVGVNFLAPLLVHTPDVIRTVAVTMDLEPTEVAIERMLTEKTNDEAEASRQAKLNRTVDPRDIASNSRLDQRGEDLASGAAGVNLVGYITVSSRSPEALARDKRTIRASAGKSYLKLEWCDREHHRAFVNTLPFATGIRR
- a CDS encoding ATP-binding protein, coding for MRDPLTILTDAFTSFLFGKVETTRLPVRTSTGQAQAVYLPTAAPGLGDSGVIIGREVYSGKGYIYDPFQLYGQQLPAPHWLVLGESGNGKSALEKTYVLRQLRFKDRQVVVLDAQGEDGVGEWNLIAQELGITPIRLDPTAALDMGIRLNPLDPAITTTGQLALLRTIIEVAMGHGLDERSGFALKVAHAYVNETIVERQPVLTDIVEQLRHPEPESAEAMNVAIDDVRAWGLDVALVLDRLVDGDLRGMFDGPTTVGIDLDAPLIVFDLSHIDRNSIAMPILMAIVGVWLEHTWIRPDRKKRIFLVEEAWHIINSPFVAQLFQRLLKFGRRLGLSFVAVVHHLSDVVDGAAAKEAAAILKMASTRTIYAQKADEARATGRVLGLPRWAVEIIPTLTPGIAVWDVNGNVQVVKHLITETERPLVFTDRAMTESSADQLLGDDALRAADLEAEERAAYMEQQMNGPSSSRSGVA